ATAAACTTTTTTGCCCAAAGTTGAGTCAAACTCCTAACCTATTAGAAAACTATTCAAACAACATTAATTGAAATCAATTGTACAAACTCAATTCTCTCATAATCAATTATGTCTATCGTCAATCCTAACTAGGGATGTCAATTTGTCCCATATCCTATGGGTATCCGAAAAAAACACTCATAACAGGTAGGGTAAAAACCTACAAAATGGGTATGGATACGAACACGGATAATTACTCATTAAAATAAGCGAGTATGAGTTCGGACACGAGTACCTTACTACCCACCTTGTCCTATACCCACAGTGCATATTTATATAATGACATTTGTATTATTAgataaaaatgtatatttatcaatttttaaaaaaagtacaTAGTTATTAAACtattacatattttaataaaaatatttatttatttcttaactcaacGATAACATCCATAATTTtttatatcattaaaaaaattaaattatatgattttttaccattaattgatttaatttttctATAAACCCAAATAAAAGAACACGAATATGCTATAGAATATGGGTACAGTATGAACATTGATACCTACCTACGCGAGTTTAGACTCGAGTTTAGACTCTGGGTTGAGACATTTTTTAAAACCGACGTACCATGACCATGCCTTTATCCCTAAACGCAATATTCCAGGGTGAGTTTTGAACCGTGAAGAAGAACACGTTGAATGGAACATAATCCTGCAAAATAAAATTGGGTAACGTACAATCTCTTTTCTCTTTACAAATGTATCGTTTTCTCAAGGCTAGATTCACTCATAATGCCACCCTTCAATACCGCAAtgttctttctcttttcttcaaCTCTCGCTATTTCTCTGTTTCTAACACAAATCAACATCATCAAGGTGGCTCTCTTACATTATCAACCCTTGTAAACTCATGTGGGTTATCCCCTGAAACTGCCCTAAAACTCTCCAAAAGGTTGCAAGCCAAAAACCCTAATGGCCCAAATGCTGTAATTCAACTTCTCAGGAACCATGGCTTCTCTGATTCCCAGTTATGTATCTATGTCAAGAAACACCCTTTGGTACTTTTATCACATCCTGAAAAGAACCTTTCCccaaaactcgattttttccatTCCATTGGGGTTTCAACCACTGATCTCCCTAAATTCCTTGCTTTTTGAAATCAAGTTTGCAGAAAACCCTTTTACCTAGATATCGGTTTATTAGAAGCCTGGTTTGCAATGATAAACAGGTGATTTCTGCTTTCAAGCACGGGTCCAGAAACTTTTACCATGATGCAATTGTCAATGATTATGTCCCAAATATTAATATTCTGAGACAACTTGGTGTTCCTCAGCGTTCGATTTCGTTTTTAGTATCCAATTTTCCCAATGTAGCTTTTGCCAAACATTATACATTTGTTCGGGCCTTTAATTCGGTCAAAGAAATGGGGTTTGATCCTTTGATGTCTAATTTTGTTTTGGCACTTCAAGTAATTGGAAAGATGAACACAAAAAGTTGGGAATCAAGATATAAGGTTTTCGAGAGGTGTGGCTGGTCGAGAGATATCTGTCTTTTGGCTTTTCAAACATATCCTCAGTGTATGATGATATCAGAGAAAAAGGTTATGAAAGCAATGAACTTCTTGCTGAATGATGTTGGTCTTACACCTGAAGACATTGCTAGGAGCCCTGGGGTTCTGAATCGCAACTTGGAGAAGACGCTTGTCCCTAGATGTGCAGTTGTTAAGATTTTGAAGTCGAGGGGTTTGATAAAGAGTGGTTTGCGCATAATCAGCTTTATTTGCATAACTGagagaatgtttttgaaaagataTGTGACTCCATTTCAGAAAGAGTTGCCATTGCTATTGGATGCATATAAAGCTAAGAACTTAAATTGATGACTATCTTGAATTGCTTCAGCATTCTCTAAGATTGCCATATAGCAGCTCCTtcaagtgatttttttttatcaccGCTTTGTAAGAGTCAACATTAACCTGATAGATTATTTGAATTTGAAGTTCCCTAGATACTCAATTTTTATCTGATGTTTGAAGTTCCCTAGATACTCAATTTTTATCTGATGTTAGATTGTTATGGTAGAGATATGACATGGAGATTCTGTGGTAAGGAGAGAAGATCAGATGAAGAGAaatcaaacaattagagaatGATAAAGACTTAAAAAGActagatagaacattatggcaatAGTTGATCTATGTAGCTGATCCACTTAGTGGAATAAGAATTGGTGGTTGTTGTTATAATGTGCAGTACCCACTGTATTTGTTAATTTCTAGCAAAGGTTTGTTTCCCCCCTTTCCTATTTATTTGATAAACAAAGGTCCACGAGGATATCTCTACATTATATAGTACCATAACTGAGATTATACTAACCTAACCAtgattcttaaatatttattattttggggTACCTTCTCACATAACATGTTATGTTACTGACTTGTAATAAATTTGCTGATGAGACAACTAGTGCTATATCTGGTGTAGTCAAGATCGAGTGCTAAGGAAGTCTGAGGGTGTTACGATCAGAGAAAGATCGTTTCCGTCGCTAACATGGTCAAGATCAACTTTTTTAAGCAACATCCTTAAATAAATGTGCTGGGACTTTTCTATTGtacatatattataatttttcatgtttttgtgtatgtgtatatatatgtttGAAATTACAATTTTATTTGTGACTGTTTTATTACCATTGAGCATTTCCGAATCCGGGTACACTTTCACATAACCTATTTTAGATGCATTTATTTCGAGAAGGTTTAGTTTGATGCAAACCAAGAGGCAGATCAACAagttcatctctctcacacccccATTTTGGTTAAATCATTCATAACCAGTTATTTTTCCTCACACTGGTGGCTCTCTGTCACTACTCAGGACTTCCCTGTATTCTTCTTTAAGAGCTGTGATTTTGCTTCAACTTTCACCATATCATTCCTATTATTTTAGGCCTGTCTTAGTCCTCATTAATATAGTCAATTCCGGTACGAAAATTATAGCTATGTTGCTCCACCAAATCGTGTTAGTTCTTTCTCATTTTTCTCACTCTCTATTTGctatgaaaaagaagaagaaaaaaaaaacagtgcATTAGAAGAAATGCTTATCCAAATACACTATGTAATAATCTTTGGTTGTGGAACTATGAGAGTTGCAAAATAATTGTCTTAGGCACCATAATTTTTGGAAAACAATCAAATAAATCGGTCTCATTAAGAGTGTGATTggtttaaaataattttctctcCATTATGCGGGTGTCGAAGCGTATTCCCAAACGTACAAGTTGGTTTCGCAATCTTAGATTCACTACTTTTGACTCCTTAAGGTAACATAAATCTTGTTTAAGCCACCAGACACTTAAATTGTCTTCCATATACAACAAAAAATGTGAGTAAGTgatgaaaaattgaagaaaagcgGCTTCAGAGCTTTGCAATTAAAAGTAGGGATTTTTAAGAAAGAAACATGTAGCAATTGGTCATCTATGCATTCTCTAACAACAGATGGTTTCCAACTAGAACTATATAACTTATGGTGATGGATAACAAACTAATATTTCAAGCAAAAATGAAGAAATTAAAACGAAGTTCATCTAATTTACTCAGCCTAAAAAAAGAGGCACTCGTCTTATGTATGGCAGTATCAACAAAAACGAATCAAAATGCCAAAAATGTAAACAGAACATATTGAAGGCGAGTAGAGTAAAACTCAGAGGTCAAATTCAGAATTTGCAAACCCGCGACAACAGTCTATGAAAACAAAAACGCTTTGCTGATTGATAAAACCTTTGCATGCATCCTGTAACAGAAACATCTCATGCTCAAAATTGATGCCAAATCTATTAAAAAACTTTTCATCTATCTATCGCAGAAAGGAACTAAGTATGCACTAACCATTCCAAAGCAGACTTTTCGACTCAAAGATTTTAGTTACCAGGAGTCTAGGAATAAATCATCTTGTCCAAGTTGTAGGATAGAATATGAGAAAATGCTGTGACATATTATGTTAGCAAGCCCATATTATTATCTAGGGGTGCTTTCTTGATAAAATCGGCTCTTACAACTTCAAAATATCGAGAAAATTCCTATTGCAGATAGCTACTGAGTGGTATAAATAACATATCAATGATTCAGTTCTAAAAACCAGTAACACAAACCATTAAGCTATATATGCAAATCATAAAAAAATGAATGATCAACTTTTGCAATCAAGTACAACCAATTCAAACTTTCAAAGTTTAGAGGATACCAAGATGATCAATTATCTGACCATTATATGCATCCAATAACTGAGGCACATCTTTTTGAAATCGGGTTACAtatcttttcaaaaactttttctcAGTTATCGAAATAATGCTACTTATGAGTAAATCACTCTTTACCAAACCCCTTGACCTCAAAATTTTTACAACAGCCCATCTAGGGATAAATGTCTTCTCGAAGTTGCGGTTCAACATACCAGGCCATCTCACAATATCTTTGGGGCTAACACcaacatcattcaccaagaagtTCATTGCTTTTATAATCTTCTTTTCTGAAATCATCATATATTGCGGATACTTTAAGAAAGCGGAAAGACACATATCTCTTGACCAACCCCATCTCTCGAAAATCTTAAATCTTGATTCCCAAATATCCTTATTCATTTTCGCAAACACCTGGAGTGCCAAAACAAAATTCGACTTGAAAGGGTCGAACCCCATTTCCTTGACTGAATTAACAGCCTCAACAAATATAGAATGCTTGGTGAATGCTACACCAGGAAAATTGGATACCAAAAGGGAAATGCAAGGTTGAGGCACACCATGCTTCCTCAAAACCTCAATGTTGAGAACTGCATCATTTACAACCCAACCACAGCGAAGGTTCCAAGACCCGTACTTCAAAGCTGAAACCACCTCTTTATCATTGGAAACTAGGCTTCTAATGACCTCATAACGAGGCCTTATGTGTTTCTCTAAGCTTCTTGACAAAAAGAAAGTGTTTCCGATTAGGATTTTGGGGAGGTCAGTGGTGGAAACCCCAATGGATTGCAAAAATTTGAGCTTTGGCAAAAGCGTCTTTTCAGCATCTGATAAAAGTACCAAAGGTTGTTTCTTGACATAGCTACGTAATTGGGAATCAGAGAAACCATAGTTGGTGAGAAGTTGAACTACAGCATTTGGGccattagggtttatggtttgcaACCTTTTGGAGAGTTTAAGGACAGTTTCAGGGGACAGACCGCATGAATTTACGAGGTTTGACAAGGTAAGGTTGTCGGTTTGGTGATGGTGGTTTGTGTTAGAAACAGAGAAAGAacaagaattgaagaaaagagAATAAGCATTGCGGCATAGAACAGTAGAGTGAAGGATCCTATGATGGGTGAATCTAGCAATGAGGAAATGATACATTTGTGAAGAGAAAAGAGATTGTACTCACCCAGTTTCAGTTTGTACTTTGTAGGATTATGCTCCATTCAACGCGTTCTTCTTCACAGTTCAAAGTGATTCAGTATTGATTCGACATGTGGCATACTCGTTTAATACATGACATTGTTACTATGACGCCAAGTCAACCTTTCTATCAATTTTAAATATTGAACTCTCATCCATTTACATTGAATCCTAATCCTCTCCTCCTTCAAACCAATCTCAACCACCATTTCTATGAATCCTAATACTTGCCTCCTTCAAACCAATCTCAATCGCCATCTCCAATCATAAAATTGACATAAAATTTCGAAGCACTTCcctcaaatatttaaaatacatcaTCTATTTCTTAAGATTAAAAGCAAGAAAATATTGCATACTTGAAAGAAGGTTGTGAACGAAGAAATGCGGAGTTGAATATGAAAATTTTCAAGAGCTGAAAACGAAATGgaacaaataaaatgaaagagaaaatcTTTTATGGTGAAAACCACAAAGGATCTTTTGGACTACCACATGATTTTTGGAAAACAAATCAAAACGTTTTCGATACATGCCACTAACATTTAGGATCTCGAAAAACAGGTTATCATTGCTTGCATTAAATGAAAGTAAGCGTGACAAGCTAAGTGATTAATTGACATTCTCGACTGACTTTTTTAGCTAATCAGAAGACATCTAATAAATGACTCATCCTCAAATTAAGGGCTTACACAAATAAACATCTAACAGAGAGACTCACCCTTTAAATGTTGTCGTATTTAACTAAGGAACTCGCCGATAGTTGATGGACTCACCCTTTAAATATAGTCGCCTTCAGCTGAGGGACTAACCCTTTAAAGATAGTTGCCTTCAACTGAGAGACTCACCCCTAGCTGAAGGACCCACCCTCTAAATAAGGCCGCCTTCAGTGAGGGACTCACTAGTAAGGCGAAGGGTGCACTTCGAATGAAAAAAGGGCTTAAAAATACTTTGTCCTTAGCAAATTCACTACAGGAAAAAAGGCCTCCTGCCACGCCTAGAAAatcgaggctatatgcaaaataaccgtggcgtaacgctgaggccacggtttggccacggaaatccaactgtggagtatgcggccgtggcctaaagtaaagtccacggttttttggtatagaccacgcctttttttacaaccgtggcttttttaggccacggtttagatagcttgattaaggccgcggtttgtatttgccatgactgGAAAACTatggctatatggtaaagccgCGGTTTCATTTTAACGTTTACGACACAGTATTAGTTTAAGATATAGCCacagtttggttatgaccacctatttaaaattgttgttatatgttatgcattataaaccatttatcttgccacggtttatttctgtatcattacatatatatatacaaactTGTCCAAAGGGctgattttctttttcaaaccaacATATCAATCACTTACACCAATTTTGAagaatttaaaacttgattactATAATTGTATGAATACAAATTATTTTAGTGTCTACACATCAATGACAATAGCATCGTGATTGACTAAGTACATTATACATCTAataaacctaaaccaaaactatgCATCTCTAACCATCTGATAGCTGACAAATCCTGAGAAAAGGGAAAAGGGTTAGCTGCAGTGCTTGCTGCTGAATGTCCAGTTGTTGACGTTTAAGACCAGATGCAGTCTTCATCCTTGCCTTTGCATCTCGCCTCCACTTAACAAGCTTTTTCAGCAACTGgcataacaaacaaataaaaaataaacatgtgcTTCTAATCTACGCACTCTCTAGGATGGGGAAGAACATTGCCGCATATAGATTACAAAATTATCAAAAATTTTAGGCATTGATACAACAAATGAAAAACAGACATGCTATTTTGACCAATGTAAACCCCTGTAATACCATTCCTGGTCAATGTAATCAAAAGAGGTGCATTCTGACAGAAAATAGTAAAATGAAAGATGCAGTCTTCATCCTCTTAGTCTCTCGAACATGACCATCTCTTGCTGTAGAAACTAGTCGACTAATCTCTTCTCACCAGATGCAGAATTTCAAAAAGAACTTTTAACATGGCTCTTAGAAGTTCCATGTCCCTCAAAACTTATTAATCAACACAATTATTATACTATAATTGAAAATTAGAAACAGAGCCAAGTACCTTCACAACCTTTAAATAGAGTtctcaatcaatcaatcaatcaatcattcATTCATTCGAAGATAGTATTCATCGAAGATACAAAGCAGATAATTTACGGAGTTAGTTGTTGGAGTAATCTCTAGTAAGTTCTCTATTAGACTCAACATCTCTCTTCCACGTTCGTTCCTGTCATTGCAAGAACAAAATACTCTTTATCAACTTCTAGTAAAACCATTAACTTCAAGAAACAGTAATACATGATTTCTTAGGGAAACAAACATTTATGTATGACAGTTCAAGAATTAATGTAAGTACCTTAAGAGTAGATTAACCTTATAGTAATATATTGAGGATGTTGTGTCATGCTGATTCCGGAATATTTCGGCACGCCCATATATCCAACAAACAAGTCCTAAAAATGTTTACACCGTCTATTAAAATGAGAGTATTTTAATATGAAAAAATAACATAGTCGAGAAAGAAGGGACTTACTTCTAAAGCATTTGTATAGTCAAAACAGCTGTAAAAGAGAGATTTTGACAAATTAGTACGATATAAAATGAAGGAGTGGATAAGAAATCAAAACCAGACCAAACTCATGACTCTTACGATAGAGTAAAAGAACAAATAAAAAACATGTAGCAAGATGGAGCAATAACATCAACTAAATCATTTGCTGGTAGATAGAAATAAGGAACCTGTACAAGTTAAAATTTGAAACTGAATAAAGCTTTTTGTTTGTGAAATCAACTAATGACAAACCTATAAACTGTTTTCACCACAACAAGGTCATAGTGATCCATGTATGGTACTATAATAATATCTCCAAAATAATCTGCTTCTTTCTTTATGTCCACATTTATATCTTTCTTTCCATGCTTTTATATGAGAAGTAAGAAATAGAAATTAATAAATAACTTTGATAAGAAAAGAAAGTATTTGTGAATTTTATGGTTACTGAGGGGTAGGTAAGAATGAAGATTTGTTCATTTCTTACCAAAGCAACAAAGAATCGAGCTACAACATGTTAAGATTTGATTAGCTTATGTTGCATCCACAATTTTCTTACTGCCATTAGAAAAATGGATCATAAACAGTGTAAGCAAACCCCTTAAAACTACATTCAACTCAATGCCATTAGAAATCAAAGATGCAATTAAAAAACAGAAGTTCAGAACAATAACTACAGCCTCCATATAAAGATGAAACCTATAAATCACATCAGTAGAAACATTCAGCCAATAGCAATGAGCAACTTAACACAATATACAAAAGTGGGAATATATCATCACCAACACCGAATATGAAATGCAAGCaagagttgatatcactttcagGTAATGACTGAATAAAATATGTGTTAGTAAAGACAATACTTAAATTGAAGTCCATCCTTCCGGTCGGAACTCGGAAGCCTCAATTTCAAAACTTGGTGAATTTAGTAAAACAAAAATGATACTCTCTTTGCTCGCCTCTTTATTATTTGCTGTGATAAAGTAGTTTTTGTGAGTAAAGTTGATAGAAGCCTGAGTAATAAGAGTTAGTTATTATGATATTCCCTGAACTTTAGGAACTCCGAAGCCTCAATTTCAGAGATTGGTGAATTTAGTCACAAGGGAAAATGGTACTCACTTTGCTCGTATCTTTATTATTTGGGAGTAAAGTCAACATCAACGGACAATATATAAGAAAAGTCCAAGTGAGGGCAGATTAAGGTGTATATTAAAGTCACCAATACAAGATATATcgtaataaaattgttttaatataAAACTCAACATGGAATACATTGAGCATTACTAAATTTATATATTATCAAACAAAATGCCTTAGAAATTGATAGACTCGGTGAAAATAAGAACTAAGGATGGAGACTGATAGGGTCTTACTCAACAACTTTTCTCTTGAATCAGAGCAATATCAGATAAAAcaaagagagaaaagaagatataAAAATATAAGTCTTCAGGGCATTCGAGAGAACCACAACATCTCAGTGACCTCTATAATCCGCCACTCTCTTATTTTCAAAATATACTAAGAAACTGGATGTTAAAACACAACACAGTCAGCTATTTAGAGTATTATTCCCTATTACTCCTCTATTTCTACTTGAATAAACCCTTCTAATTTAAGAAAATGCCTGTTTTCAGAAACATTACCTAAGGAACTTGCCTGCATCTAACCAATTTTCTGAACCTCTGCTGTCATTGCGCTGATCATACATCGGCTTCCTTATCTCGTTGTACTTCTGCTCTATTTCCAAAACTTTATCACTAGACTCCTCATTGATCTAAAACCACAACAATcacaactaaaataaattaaaataacaaaacccTCAATTACATtacttttttgtcaaaaaaattcaatttttatgcAAATTAGGGTTCGTGCTCATTGAGGTAATTACATAATATACCCTAAAAAAAACGTTTCAACTTCAACACCGGAATTTGAATCGACtaaatttgattaaaatttgaaag
This window of the Vicia villosa cultivar HV-30 ecotype Madison, WI unplaced genomic scaffold, Vvil1.0 ctg.000779F_1_1, whole genome shotgun sequence genome carries:
- the LOC131631144 gene encoding uncharacterized protein LOC131631144 — translated: MYHFLIARFTHHRILHSTVLCRNAYSLFFNSCSFSVSNTNHHHQTDNLTLSNLVNSCGLSPETVLKLSKRLQTINPNGPNAVVQLLTNYGFSDSQLRSYVKKQPLVLLSDAEKTLLPKLKFLQSIGVSTTDLPKILIGNTFFLSRSLEKHIRPRYEVIRSLVSNDKEVVSALKYGSWNLRCGWVVNDAVLNIEVLRKHGVPQPCISLLVSNFPGVAFTKHSIFVEAVNSVKEMGFDPFKSNFVLALQVFAKMNKDIWESRFKIFERWGWSRDMCLSAFLKYPQYMMISEKKIIKAMNFLVNDVGVSPKDIVRWPGMLNRNFEKTFIPRWAVVKILRSRGLVKSDLLISSIISITEKKFLKRYVTRFQKDVPQLLDAYNGQIIDHLGIL